Below is a genomic region from Gloeocapsa sp. PCC 73106.
AGGTCGATTTGGTCGGCTTTGCGTTCGATCCTTATTAGAGAGATACCGGGATAGTTCCCTGTTTTTTTGAATTTTTGGTAAATAAACTCCCGAATATCTCTATCTTCTTCTAAAAGTTCTGGATATTGTCCGGAGTTGGCGTACCAACGGGATTGGTGATCCTTTGTGTAGCCAAGACGAAAACCAATTGGATGAATTTTTTGTCCCACGAATATTTCCTCTGTCTAGTATGGGCTATGATTCTGTTAGGTCAGGCGCGACCGCGATAGTGATATGACAGGTTGGCTTACGAATTTGATAAGCTCTTCCTTGGGCGCGGGGGCGAAAGCGTTTTAGACTCGGACCTCCGTCGGCGTAAGCTTTGGAGATAACTAGGGAAGATGGGTTTAAGCCAACGTTATGCTCTGCATTAGCTGCGGCTGAGCGCAGGACTTTGCGGATGGGATCGCAAGCTCTATAGGGCATAAATTCGAGGATAATCAGCGCTTCTCTGTAGCTGCGTCCTCTGATTTGGTCGAGAACGCGCCTGACTTTGTAGGGGGACATTCTCACGTAGCGAGCGATCGCTTTAGTTTCTTTTTCTAGTTCTAGGGTCATGATTTATTTTCGACCTGCTTTTTTATCACTTTTGGAATGACTTCTATAGGTACGAGTCAAGGCAAATTCCCCTAATTTATGTCCTACCATTTGTTCGGAGACATAAACTGGTACGTGTTGTTTCCCGTTGTGGACAGCGATGGTATGACCTATCATATCGGGCACGATTGTTGAGGCTCTTGCCCAGGTTTTAATTACTTCTTTTTTGCCTTTTTCGTTGAGTTTTTCGATTTTGACCATTAATTTATGGTCGATATAGGGACCTTTTTTGAGAGAACGACCCATAATTTTTACTCCTTATCTTTAGCCTTTACCTGGGTTACGACGACGTACAATTAAAGAGTCACTTGGTTTTCTCTTCTTACGGGTTTTTTTACCTAGGGTTGGTTTCCCCCATGGGGTTACTGGTCCACTACGTCCAATGGGTGCTCTGCCTTCGCCACCGCCGTGGGGGTGATCTACCGGGTTCATAGCACTACCGCGCACATGAGGACGACGACCGAGCTGCCTAGTTTTTCCTGCTTTACCGAGTTTCAGGTTTCTAACTTCGGCGTTACCTACTTTACCGATGGTGGCGTAGCATTCTTTGCGGACCATGCGTACTTCTTTGGAGGGAAGTTTAATAGTAACATGATCCCCTTCCTTGGCTACTACTTGGGCAAAGCCTCCAGCGGCCCGAACGATTTGTCCACCGCGTCCGGCGACTAGTTCGATGTTGTGTATATCTGTACCCAGAGGTATCTTTTCTAGAGGTAGGGAGTTGCCAATCTCAAAGGGTGCGTCGACTCCAGCCATGACTGTCTGTCCGACGCTCAAGCCGGCAGGAGCAATGATATAACGCTTTTCTCCATCTTGATAGAATAACAAAGCGATGCGTGCGTTACGGTTGGGGTCGTATTCTATGGCTGCTACTTTCGCGGGAATATTGCGTTTATCACGGCGAAAGTCGATGACGCGATAGAGACGTTTATGTCCACCACCGCGATGACGGCAGGTAATAACTCCACGATTATTACGCCCTTTGGTGTTGTGTTTGTTTTTAGTAAGGGATTTTTCCGGCTCGGTTTTGGTGATTTCCGAGAAGTCTGACGTTACTGCTTGACGTCTTCCTGGTGTGTATGGTCGATAAGAACGAATACCCATGATGGCTGATTTTTTTTGCTGTTTAAACGTCTGGGAACAGTGGGATGGTATCTCCTTCTTTGAGGGTAACTATAGCCCTCTTGTAATGGGGTTTATAGCCCATAAATTTACCGACTCGACGCTTTTGGCGTGGTGGACGGTGGGTGTTGACTTTGGTTACCGTGACCTCAAATAAAGCTTCAATCGCTGCTTTGATTTCTGGTTTAGTGGCTTTAATCACTACGTCAAACACGTATTTATTTTGTTCTAAAAGTATGGTGGCTTTTTCTGTAACTATGGGTCTAACGATTAAATCGGGTAAGTCCCTGGTTTCGATGGCACTCATTGGTATAGTTCCTGGATCTGTGCTAAGGCTTCAGAGGTAATAATTATCTTGCCCGCGGTTAATAAGTCTTGTATATTGAGATTACTAGCTTTGAGCATTTTCAAATAGCTGATGTTTCTGGCGGATAGGGCTACGTTTTCGGCTATTTCTGACAAGATCATTAAGACTTTGGGTTGACCCTCTACACCCCAACGGGTTAAAGCTGAGGTTAGTTCTTTAGTTTTGGGTTTTGGTAGTTGTTCGCTGAAGTTTTCTACCACTATTATGTCCACACTACGGCTGTCTAGAGCGGTTCTTAGAGCTAATTTCCGCTCTTTGCGGTTCATTTTTAGCTCATAGTCTCTGGGTTTAGGTCCAAAGGTCACACCACCACCACGCCAGAGGGGTGAGCGAATTGATCCGGCGCGGGCGCGTCCTGTTCCTTTTTGTCTCCAGGGTTTGCGACCGCCTCCTCTTACTTCTGCTCTGGTTTTGGTTGAAGCATTACCCTGACGGGCGTGGGCGAGTTGTCTCACTAGAGCGCGATGAACGATATGACTAGCGTTTTCGACTTTAGCTGTTTTCAACTCGAGGGTTTGTTCCCCTACTGTTTCTCCTTGCCAGTTTTTTATCTCACAGTTAATCATTGATTATTTACCTACTTTTTTGGCAGGGGTAATATTGAGCAGGGTTCCTTTTTTACCGGGAATTGCTCCTTTGATAGCTATGACGTTCTTTTCGGCGTCTATTACGACTATTTCTAGTTTACGAATGGTCACTTGTTTGCCGCCGTAACGTCCGGCCATTCTTTTGCCTGGATAAACACGTCCTGGTGTGGTACCGGCTCCAGTGGATCCGGGTTGACGGTGGTTTTTAGAACCATGGGACATGGGACCGCGTTTAAAGTTATGACGTTTTTGATATCCGGCGAATCCTCTACCGATGCTGTTTCCAGCGACGTCTACTAGATCGCCTACGCTGAAGATATCAGCTTTAAGATCTTGACCTAGTTCATAGGATGAGGTATCTGGGACTCGATACTCTTTGAGATGGCGCAGAGGCGGGGCTTCGGATTTGCGCAGATGCCCTAATTCTGGTTTGTTTAGGGCTTTTTCTTTGACTTCCTGATAGCCTAGCTGAATTGAATCGTAGCCATCGGTAAGTTTGGTTTTGATTAGGGTGACTTTGCATGGCCCTGCTTGGACAACAGTTACAGGTATGGCTGTTCCTGCTTCTTGATCAAAAATTTGAGTCATGCCAAGCTTAGTGCCTAGGATGCCAATAGACACGGGTTTGTCCTTCTATTTACTAGGGTTACTATCCAAATGGAGTCTTTTTTTCCCTCAAGACTTAAGTTAGTATTTGACTATCTCAGTATCGTTAGGAGACTCGCACCAAAATAAATGATTGACCAAATTGGTGGTTAGCCGGTTTTGGTCACAAACAACTATTATAGATTATTTGGTTTAATTAAGGCAAGGACTAACAATATTTTTTTGCTATATTACTAAAACAACACTTATGTCTGATCCAGTTTTAAATTTAATTATTACTAATCATGGCTTTGGTCATGCTGTGCGCGCTTGTTCTGTAGCGGCTTCAGTTAAACGACATAATCCTAATATTACTCTGATACTCACTACCACGGCGCCTCGTTGGTTATTGGAGTCTTACATTCAAGCCGATTTTATCTACCGTCCGCGCAGTTTCGATGTGGGGGTTGTGCAAACCGATAGCCTAACCATGGACAAATGGGCTACTCTAGCTCAGATGGAAGGATTCCGACAAAAACAGAGAGCTATTGTCGCTAGTGAGGTTAATTATCTGAAAAATAACCGAGTGGGGTTAATTTTGGCAGATATACCAGCTCTAGCTCCCGTAATCGCCCAAGCCGCAGCTTTACCCTGTTGGATGATGAGTAACTTTGGTTGGGATTTTATCTATCGTCCCTGGGGGGGAGAATTTATAAGTCTGGCTGATTGGATCGCCGATTGTTATCAACGTTGCGATCGCCTGTTTCGCTTACCCCTGTCAGAATCTATGAGTGCTTTTCCTGAGATCACTGATGTGGGTTTAACCGGTGGTACTCCTCGGTACTCTCTAGGAGAATTAAAAGCTCTATTTTCTTTAAAAGCACCCAAAGAACAAACGATCCTAGTTACTTTTGGTGGTTTGGGGTTACAACAGATACCCTATCAAAACCTCGAGAATTTTCCCGGTTGGCAGTTTATTACTTTTGATCCTCAAGCACCTAATCTCCCTAACTTACTCAAAATTACGGACCATTCCTATCGCCCTGTAGATCTCATGCCTGTGTGTGGTAGAGTCATCTCTAAACCGGGGTATAGTACTTTTGCGGAAGCTTTGCGTTTAGATCTGCCTATTGTATCTCTAACCCGGGAAGATTTTGCTGAGTCTACTCTTCTATTAAATGGACTAAAGCAATATGGTTATCACCAGATTCTTACTCTAGAAGCATTTACCCAAGGTAGCTGGGATTTTTTGCACGAATTGCCCAACTCTCCCTGGGGAAAAACATCTCTCTCTAAAGACGGTACCGAGGCGATCGCCTCTGAGATTTTAAATTATTTTTAGGAAGATTACTATAAATGTTAACTAAGATTGATTTATCGAGTATTACTTCTACTGTGAGCTCTAATTTTGAGCTTATTTGTCGACGGAATCCAGAGTTAAAACTAGAATTAACGGCAATGGGAGAGTTGATGATTATGTCGCCTATGGGGGGTTCTACGGGACGTCAAAATGCGCGTTTAATTATTTCTTTGGGTATTTGGAATGAGTCCAAAACCCCAGAATGGGGGGTAGTTTTTGATTCTTCTACTTGTTTCCGATTACCCAATGGCTCACTGCGATCGCCTGATGTGGCTTGGATTTCTCTATCACGCTGGAATGAGTTAACTAGGGAACAACAGGATCAGTTTCCGCCGATTGTGCCTGATTTCGTGATGGAGTTACTATCTAAGAGCGATAATCTCAAAACAATTCAGGAGAAGATGGAGGAATATCAGTCTGTAGGAGTGCGTCTGGGTTGGTTGCTCAATCCATCGCGTCAGGAGGTGGAAATCTATCGCTTAGGAGAAACTAAAGAGGTGTTGGTAAATCCGAGTATTCTTTCGGGAGAAGATGTTTTACCGGGATTGGCGATTAATTTGAGCAAGATTTGGCTCTAATGATTTTAAAGCCTA
It encodes:
- the rpsS gene encoding 30S ribosomal protein S19, translating into MGRSLKKGPYIDHKLMVKIEKLNEKGKKEVIKTWARASTIVPDMIGHTIAVHNGKQHVPVYVSEQMVGHKLGEFALTRTYRSHSKSDKKAGRK
- a CDS encoding 50S ribosomal protein L23, with product MSAIETRDLPDLIVRPIVTEKATILLEQNKYVFDVVIKATKPEIKAAIEALFEVTVTKVNTHRPPRQKRRVGKFMGYKPHYKRAIVTLKEGDTIPLFPDV
- the rplD gene encoding 50S ribosomal protein L4; translation: MINCEIKNWQGETVGEQTLELKTAKVENASHIVHRALVRQLAHARQGNASTKTRAEVRGGGRKPWRQKGTGRARAGSIRSPLWRGGGVTFGPKPRDYELKMNRKERKLALRTALDSRSVDIIVVENFSEQLPKPKTKELTSALTRWGVEGQPKVLMILSEIAENVALSARNISYLKMLKASNLNIQDLLTAGKIIITSEALAQIQELYQ
- a CDS encoding Uma2 family endonuclease — encoded protein: MLTKIDLSSITSTVSSNFELICRRNPELKLELTAMGELMIMSPMGGSTGRQNARLIISLGIWNESKTPEWGVVFDSSTCFRLPNGSLRSPDVAWISLSRWNELTREQQDQFPPIVPDFVMELLSKSDNLKTIQEKMEEYQSVGVRLGWLLNPSRQEVEIYRLGETKEVLVNPSILSGEDVLPGLAINLSKIWL
- the rplC gene encoding 50S ribosomal protein L3 produces the protein MSIGILGTKLGMTQIFDQEAGTAIPVTVVQAGPCKVTLIKTKLTDGYDSIQLGYQEVKEKALNKPELGHLRKSEAPPLRHLKEYRVPDTSSYELGQDLKADIFSVGDLVDVAGNSIGRGFAGYQKRHNFKRGPMSHGSKNHRQPGSTGAGTTPGRVYPGKRMAGRYGGKQVTIRKLEIVVIDAEKNVIAIKGAIPGKKGTLLNITPAKKVGK
- the rplV gene encoding 50S ribosomal protein L22, coding for MTLELEKETKAIARYVRMSPYKVRRVLDQIRGRSYREALIILEFMPYRACDPIRKVLRSAAANAEHNVGLNPSSLVISKAYADGGPSLKRFRPRAQGRAYQIRKPTCHITIAVAPDLTES
- the rplB gene encoding 50S ribosomal protein L2, which translates into the protein MGIRSYRPYTPGRRQAVTSDFSEITKTEPEKSLTKNKHNTKGRNNRGVITCRHRGGGHKRLYRVIDFRRDKRNIPAKVAAIEYDPNRNARIALLFYQDGEKRYIIAPAGLSVGQTVMAGVDAPFEIGNSLPLEKIPLGTDIHNIELVAGRGGQIVRAAGGFAQVVAKEGDHVTIKLPSKEVRMVRKECYATIGKVGNAEVRNLKLGKAGKTRQLGRRPHVRGSAMNPVDHPHGGGEGRAPIGRSGPVTPWGKPTLGKKTRKKRKPSDSLIVRRRNPGKG